The nucleotide sequence caattaatggtttgataccCGAATTTCGAGAGCACGCTCTGTGTTGCATGCCATTACTCAAAAAAACCGTAATTCAAATATCAGTTAGAACAAAATAAGaagattaaataataaaaacacaatgacaaaaatgaagaaaaaaatctttGGTATAATTCAATTCTTGTATCATACATTGAAAACAATGAGGAAATCTCTGTCTATCTTGGCCGATGGCAGCTCCTCTTCATTGACTCCAATTTCCACACTTTAAGGTTGTTTCTCCAACCTAAAATAATGTAACAGTTGTAAGGTAAAATCGAAAGTAGTAAATGTACAAAGTTAATTACCATGTTGCAATGTGTTCTAATCCCTCTTGTATATATATCATGGTTAATATTTTCTAATTCATCTTAGTTAATTTACTGATACGTAACCACCTTTTTCGTTAAACGAAAGTTAGATATTTATTGAGCATCAAACCATATTTACTGATATGTAACTGCCTTCCTTTCCTCTTCGTGTCTCCTTTCACCCTTTGCAACAATTATGAAATTAGGACTCAAATGACATggagaaaacaacataaaagtAGAAAATCTAATCATTGTCGTGCGTGGTGGTAAACTACTCCGTCTTCCCATCTGTCATTGAATTCTCTGCCATCCCTGCCACTTTTAACATTCCCTTTAAATTGGAAAAAGTGAAGAATATATTACCGCcaaataattggaaaaaaaaaaattatccttcaCACTGAAAATGAATAATAGAGCAAATAAACAATATGAATAAGGAAATGATTTTAACTGCCATTACATGATCAGTTTCTATATAAATGCGGAACATTTTCCATTATATCAGAATTTATATTAACCGAGAAGAGTAGATAAGAAATAGAGTACAGAAATAGTGCTTCAATCATGAAGAAAAATTGCATATAATTCATTATGCTCCAAGAAGTGGCTTCCTTTAtggaacaaaaattaaaacaacaaagaaGAAATACACTTCTTTACAACTAAGATAAGGAACACGTGTATGCAAGTGTTTATAGTAAATATGGTAATGTTAAATTGAAggaaactaaaatcaaatgggaACTTCTgcggtacactcacaaaatgaggtgtatcggtactcctgtttcttaattttataaatgaacgatcattttttatgtagtaaatagctatttgtcaatatttatattttatagaacaacatttcataagaaaaaacatcatttaattgtttataagaatcataataatttttttttacatattatcgtaaaaaataagaatgttCTTAattatgaatgataaaaatttaaaaaataaaaaattatttcgttgacacttttgatgaataagatttagttattataattataaatgataaaaaataactcatttaactatgaatttaaagagtgagtataccaatacactcaaatatagtggatgtaccatagaatttgccaaatCAAATAGCCAACTATACATACCTTTGTACATGGGGCTTATTGAATAGGAAGGCTATAGAATAACATTAGTTTATGGCGGTACAATGAAGAGgaaatgaattatgatattatttcTTCCTATTTTTGTTGGTTTGCCTCCCCATACACACAATTAATAGTCGAATCCAATTCTTGACAAATTTTCAGTAACCAATAAATTAATAGATGAGActcaacaatttcttttttaacagtCTAAGCAGTTGCTTACCATGAAGGGTGTAAAGTAGATTATAGTCTTATTTAAGGGGCGAAATTGGCAAAAAAAGTCCATACCAAACTTTGGTATTGCCTTTATAGATAGTTATAGATTGGATGTTTCCCTTTCTCCtctgtaacaaaaaaagaaaagaaattgcattaaaaaaaggaagaagaataGAAGATAAAATTGAACAAACAGAGGGCAAAAGCAATATAATTGAACAAACGTGGCTGCAATGATCACAAAGATTCcatgttcttcctctttttattttgtgaatgaGAATCGGTAAAATGGAAGTGAGTGAGGAAGGACCTACATCGTTGTCGAATACTCCATGGAGAATGTCGTTGTCGTTACCATGCTTCTTGACGGCGCCCTCCTCTATGTCTATTGATGTTGCGCTTGTGGCTAATCCATATTGTGATCCTACATCTTTTAATTTCACGTTCTAATCTGCAATCATTCATCAAGAATTTAGAACAAACACCGAAATGAACGGTTTAGAATTAGCAAAAAGGATGATTTTGATGCAAAGAAACGTGAATCCCGGAATTAGCAAAAGGTTGATGGTACCAAAAATAATTCAAGATTTATTAAGTAAATTAGTATGCAAGAAGTATATGCAAAGAAGAACTTACATTAATATCAGACTTATTTGTCTATCTCCCTTATTTTTTCTATCTGTTGTTTTTTCTCTGATGGTGTTAACTCCTTTCACGCAGATGAACATTGGGGAGAAgttaaaattgttttatatttttgtaattgttGAGCAGTTGTAAGGGGTAAATTGGGAATGGaaaataggctacaccaaaaaatgtattacctttattaataggtattgcctttattaatagacatagatattattattattttgtatgaTAATTTGCAAGAGTTtagaacaattattttttgcaAAGACCGATATCTTTTTTCCGATATAGTTGCGATTACTAAATACATATTTTCGCATAGAGAAAATcgggtaatagtcattttggttctttaatatgtaaaaagaagtgaaaattgtatataatgtatcaaattttcaaaatagttcTTAATTGTTTATGCACTTTGTTAGATGTTAAAATAGtccttcaattattttttttatacaacaactttttttataaggaaTGATTATAACAAGTAAATATTTATAGAGGTTGATATGtcgataaataaatatattgagaaactgatattttttcaattacatATTAAAAGACTGATAtgataatattaacaaaatattttaattgataaagtgcacaataaaaaattattttagaataaaatgcacgataaaaaattattttagaatgtCGATAAATCTTATCATAACTGttaccgtttttttttttttttgtgaataattGGGGTGTCTGGATTCGAACTCGGCCCTTGCTTATAATATGCATTGTCGTTAAAAATATTAATCGAAAGGAAATTAATCTGAGATAACAAAACGACGTCGTAGGGAGAGTGGAATTGGTCGTGTTAAACCGAGAGAATTTTTAGGGCTGAAAACGCAAAACAAAAAAGCACTTAATTCATTTTCATCGGTTATTCTCAGAATCGAAGTGAGAGAACACACAAAACTCAACAATGGCGTCTTTGCTACAAGCGATTGTAGATCCAAAGAAAAACTGGTTCGCTGCTCAGCACATGAAAGCTGTTTCCAAACGTCTTCGCAAATACGGTTAATCTTTTAATCCTAAATCTTCATTTCGttttttcaatttctcaaaccctaatttgtgaaataattttggatttgtgaaattagggttacgATATGATGATCTGTATGATCCGTATTACGATTTGGATATTAAGGAGGCTTTGAATCGGCTTCCAAAGGAGGTTGTTGATGCTCGCCATGCTCGTCTTAAGCGTGCTATTGATCTTTCCATGAAGCATGAGTATCTTCCTGAGGATCTTCAGGTTGGTTTGGTTTTTcgttaatttaaacaaaaatgattttttcggttttgttttgtttttggttgctGTTGTAAAATTTTAGCTAGAAATTAGATGAAGCTTGATAAATTGGTTGAAAACTGTTGTGGGTGTGTTTGTATTGATAGAAATGGATGAAATGAAGTGTAATAGAATCAATTTGTGAGTTACGTTTCATTGTTTAGATTGGGATTGAGAATAATAACATATGAAGCACGTgcacaacacaaacacaaacatggACATATTGACGCAggtaaacaaattaaaaaatgaattaattgaattaatcacatgtgtcagtgtcgtgtcggtgtGGACACCGGACACACATTCCATTGGATGTGTCAGTGCTACATAGAGAATAACAGAAATTTATTGAAAGTCCTTGTGGATGTGTTTATATATTGATGGAAATGGATGAATCTTAGTTAAATAGATCAAATAACGAGATGGGTTTCACTgttttaattgttcaaattaattgaaatttagttttatttcatttcacatGTGAGGTTTTAAATTGCATAGAATAGCAGTGAAATGCAGCTAATGCTGTCTCAATTGTGGTTGtatagacataaaaaaaaaaattgatgtttatACAACCACAAGATAGAGTTGGATCCTCCTGGAGTTTTTCTTATTCTAATTTAAACTAGGGTTATATCATTTACAAACCATCATTTTGCTTTCTCCAATTTGGAGGTGTAAAAAggaatattgtttattttttgttgcatttCATTCCACATTTATTGTAAACTATCCAAACAATAAATGAGAATTTGTATTCTATTTCATTGTACTGTCACTGGATGTGCAAAGTGCAAACATAATCTCTACAGGACAGttcaaattttgcaaaatgtccACTTGTGCAGTGTACTGTTTTGATTTTCTGTGAACATACTTTGGTTTGATATTTGTGTATTGTTTATTTGAACATATCAAAGAAGATCTAAATATCTTGTTTGGTACGTGGTTGTGTGAAGAGCATGTCTCTGATTGCTCTGAGCATAAATGTCAAATTTTGAGCGCTCATATCCTTTGTATCTGTTGTTGACAGGCAATGCAAACACCATTCAGGAGCTACCTTCAGGATATGCTGACCTTTGTAAGtgctttgttttatttgtttgacaGTTTCTAAGTTATTTGTTAATATTAGTAACTAATTGTGTGATTGTGGGTGTGCGTGTTTTGATATAACATTATATGGAGTCTGATTCCATACTTCTTGAttgccttttttttattaaacatttGTTAGCACTTAGCACTAAACTTGACAGTGTGAATTGATATTACTTCCTTTGCTTGTCTTGATTGTCTACTACCCAAAATATACTTCAATCTTATCCTTAAATACATTGCTTAGATTGTTAGAAATCTTGGTGCGAGTGGAACTCAACCATTTCAACAATATAGTAGCATAATTTTGGAAATTctttgttttcaatttatttaagaaACATGAAAAATCTTATGTTTCAATTCATTTTTGTAGTTCCTTTTGTTAGTTCATATTTGCTAGAGTAGATggattattaataattatttttaagctTAGAATAGCCTGTGTCTGTATTTCtgttttcattctttattttcatcattctcaccttttttatttataaaaatgtttttgaaaatagtaatCAAATGAAAAACCTTGAAAATAGTAATCAAATGAAAAACAGGCAATATTTTTGTAATTCATTGGGCCCTGCACATGTAGATGGGTCTTGACAGGGTATATGACTAATGGCTTCCAGATATGTGCCCCACACAAGTAGACGGTATTAAACATGGTTAATGACCCAAAAACCCTTCAAATTTTACCCCTAGTCTAGAAGTTTCACTTTAGAACCAAGCCCTGCTAAAGACATAGCAATCATGGGTCATGGCAGTTTGATTGTGAGGAAGGATTCCTGAGGTTGAACAACTCTTGAGCTGAGTACTGTGGAGACCCGATGTTGGGGCATGATACCGGCTGATATGGAACGCATTGATAAGTTGGATTTGTTACCGGGTTGTTCTCTTACATAGTTTCTGATGCATATGGGTAACAGATTGTTGATAATTTAGTAGAACTTTTGCACATGGAAGTTGGATGCAGTTTAGATTCAAGGATTtccactttcttttcttctatttcCATCCCCTGCCATCTATGTGTTTATCCTTGATCTAGGTGTTTTTTCTATGTTCGTATTCTGAGAGTCCCATAGAGAACCACTCCCAGTTGAAGACCTTAAGCTATTGCTTCTGAATTAAACACACTGTCCAGTGTTGTTAAATGGTGGTCATGGTAGCCACTATGGTAGAATTATGTGTCAGAGTTTTAAACAACCACCATAGGAAATTTGTGAAGGGATGCCCGTCATGGCCCGCGCCATTGGTTATACGGCAAGTTTTTGGCCTTCTGCCATCGACACCACTGACACTGTCAACATCATGGTTCTTTATTTAACATGTTAACTAATAGGGTACTTTTTGTCATTTATATATACATCCTCTCATTTTCTATTCAACTAAATGAGAGgagaaaatttgaatttaatttcgTTGTTCTCTGCATCCAAACaattataaaatcatttcaatttGCGTTTTCTTTCCTCGTTGTTTTTGTTCCATTTTCATCACCAATGCTAAATGCTAAATGCTTTTCGACCCACAATTTTCAGGTGAAGAGGGAACGAGCAGAGCGTGAAGCATTGGGAGGTTTGCCCCTGTATCAACGAACCCTTCCATAAGTGCATTGAGTAGTATCGCTTGAAGCTATTTTGATTGGAATTGGATGTTAAAATGTACTACTGTTGTCGTAGAATGTTTTGGTTGATGATGAAATCTTGGACAGCTTTGATGAATCTTTATATGGACCACATTTTTTTGGTGCTGTAAACTTTCCCTCTCGGgcattttctaataaatggcaACAACAAACTCGTTTGCCTTTATAATTTATGGCTTACCCATTGTCTTTATTGGAATCATTTCTTGTTTGGTAGATATAGCTGttgtatattttatatgaaCAGACCTCGCATTCAGActtcccaaaataaaaaatgttgtaaTTGTTCAAGGATCAAAATGATAACTGTGCTGTTTGTGATGCTCTTCAATTAGAGTGCGAAATGtggaatatttttttacagGATAATAATGCAAGTCCATATACCTatttctaatttctaatagaattgtaaccaaatttttttttctaatagaaTAATAGCAGAGTACCGTAATTACTAAACTCAAGTCATGTTTTGGGGTGTTGGAATTATTATTCTAAGAATCctgtaaaattaaatttgtgtttGAGTATTCCTACACATATCTCCTCGGTGAATATAAAGCCAGAGAAGTATCCTAAACTCACGTGTACATCTTCTCAACAGAAGGGACGATCTTAAAGAAGGGAAATATAAGTGgattaaaagaagaagaaataaacaAGACAGTGATTAATAAGGGCAACATATTCTCGTCGAAATCCAAAATTATGCAAGCTACCGAAGGGTTAACAGAGAGGTTCGAGGATTAAGGAGTGAAAAAGAGAGGTTCTCGAATCTGTATATCACCAAACTTAGATTCAGAATTACTCTGAAATTGACTAACTCTTCCATTCAAATTGTAGGATCTTAACTTTATCCATCTAAAATGTATATAGTACGCTTTTTTTATGCTGGAAATGCTTATTTTACCATGTCAACCTGCATACTCACGGTGGAATGCATGTTCAggaatttgtagttttttttttttttcccaaaagaaaaatcatttccAACAGTGTTGAGTTTAGCTGTAGGGCTAAAATCACATAATGTGATGAAACAAGATTTGAATTCTcacattgttaaaaaaaaaaagggggattTGAATTCTCTCGCAGACATGCATTCATATTTGGTGTAGACAAgttttaaatgattattttgcacaaaaatatcatcattttgCGGAGGgagtcaaaattaattttaaaatactcTAGTCCAAGAGTTTAGAATATGTGCAATGCATTATGGGGGCACATCAATGGACTTCATTCTCCCTATTCTTTTAAaaggttttttaaaaaagaaagttgcGAGGTAATTTCACAAGTACTGTATATATGttcttattttatatgaaaaattaacatataaaaaactacttttgtataattttcaattttggaaatatggagaattgaaattgagaaaattcacacaaaaaaaagagATCAAAACCATACAAACACTAAATTGTAGACaaatgtaattaagcctatttcTCCACGGTAGTCTCGAAAAATTTGAGAGTAATTGAAACGTACTTGcctcattttctttattagGAGAACACATGATattaaaagggttaataggaCTTTAACCCTATGTAATATAGATCACTTTTTGTTTTGtcctctataaaaaaaagttttggattccatccttataaaataaagattctttaGGATTGACCCCTGAACCGACTCAGCAGCAGAATCTTTGATgtggctttttctttttctgtttttttttttatgccacGTAAAAAAGAGTTTAcacatcatttataattaaaaaatttaaaaatttaaaaaaaataattcgttttttctattttcattttttttattttaaaaaacaattaaaattttagtttacaaaatcttttttatttggtttttaaaaacaaaattatataaaaaaaattctcttctCTGTTCctcgttttcttcttctttctatcttctcttctcttctcccccttctctctctctctctctctctctctctcattcccAAACCAACAACATAGCTCTTTCTCCTTCTCATTGAACCATCAAACCCATATAATTCCTTCTCTGTGAGTCAATCATTTATCAAACCctcctcttctttctttcttggttCATATCTATTCCTCCTGATTTTTGGTTCATCAAATCTCAAACCCATTAGCATGAAAATTGTATCCTTGAGCCGGAACCGGAACTGAAACATCAAAtcgaaaaaaaacacaaattcaaaaCAAAGAAGCATTTCGGAAAGATCCCAATATGATTTTGGGGATTTAGGGTTCTTAAAATCTCAATCTCAATCAGATTTAGGGTGGCTGACGACGGTGACCGAGGTTGACGCCGATGGCGGTGGATTCCTCCCTCCCTCTCCTctcttctttgattttctcttttttttttttttttttttttttttttttttttctgttaccTTTGCTGAAACTAA is from Medicago truncatula cultivar Jemalong A17 chromosome 1, MtrunA17r5.0-ANR, whole genome shotgun sequence and encodes:
- the LOC11420865 gene encoding cytochrome b-c1 complex subunit 7-2, mitochondrial produces the protein MASLLQAIVDPKKNWFAAQHMKAVSKRLRKYGLRYDDLYDPYYDLDIKEALNRLPKEVVDARHARLKRAIDLSMKHEYLPEDLQAMQTPFRSYLQDMLTFVKRERAEREALGGLPLYQRTLP